From Primulina eburnea isolate SZY01 unplaced genomic scaffold, ASM2296580v1 ctg263_ERROPOS5200000, whole genome shotgun sequence, one genomic window encodes:
- the LOC140820891 gene encoding 1,4-dihydroxy-2-naphthoyl-CoA synthase, peroxisomal-like has product MEGMTQKDLDLVNRRMVSVSGHFTPTAESGGIAMSSCSGRLNDSYHRVHGEVPGFIPEWKQVPDESGKPFTDIIYEKAVGEGIAKITINRPERRNAFRPHTVKELMRAFNDSRDDNTIGVIIFTGKGTQAFCSGGDQSFRGKNGYSDYDNFGRLNVLDLQVQIRRLPKPVIAMVAGYAVGGGHVLHMVCDMTIAADNAVFGQTGPKVGSFDAGYGASVMDRLVGPKKAREMWFMARFYNAAEADKMGLVNKVVPLENLEEETIKWCREIMRNSPMAIRVLKSALNAVDDGHSGLQQIAGDGTLLFYGTEEGAEGKNSYLQHRKPDFSKFPRLP; this is encoded by the exons ATGGAAGGGATGACACAGAAGGATCTCGACCTTGTTAACAGGAGAATGGTATCTGTTTCCGGGCATTTCACTCCAACTGCAGAGAGCGGGGGCATTGCCATGTCGAGCTGCAGCGGAAGATTGAACGATTCCTACCATCGTGTGCACGGAGAAGTTCCGGGTTTTATCCCCGAATGGAAGCAGGTGCCCGATGAGTCCGGGAAGCCGTTCACTGATATCATCTACGAAAAGGCCGTCGGAGAAGGCATTGCCAAG ATAACAATTAACAGGCCAGAGAGGAGAAACGCATTCAGGCCACACACGGTGAAGGAGCTCATGCGGGCATTTAATGATTCCAGGGACGATAACACTATCGGGGTCATTATTTTCACCGGAAag GGCACACAAGCCTTTTGCAGTGGAGGTGATCAATCATTCAGAGGCAAAAATGGATACTCCGACTACGACAATTTCGGTCGCCTGAACGTCCTAGATTTACAGGTGCAAATTCGTCGTCTCCCAAAGCCCGTGATTGCGATGGTTGCTGGCTACGCTGTCGGGGGTGGACATGTGCTCCATATGGTTTGCGACATGACAATTGCAGCAGATAATGCTGTTTTTGGCCAGACAGGACCAAAAGTGGGAAGCTTTGATGCTGGCTACGGAGCTTCTGTTATGGATCGTTTG GTTGGACCAAAAAAAGCTCGTGAAATGTGGTTCATGGCAAGATTTTACAATGCCGCGGAAGCTGATAAAATGGGACTCGTCAATAAAGTTGTCCCA CTGGAAAATTTAGAAGAGGAGACAATCAAATGGTGCAGAGAGATCATGAGGAACAGCCCAATGGCAAttcgtgtcctcaaatcggcTCTCAACGCAGTCGACGACGGTCACTCCGGACTTCAG CAAATTGCTGGAGATGGGACTCTTCTGTTTTATGGAACTGAGGAAGGTGCAGAGGGGAAGAACTCATACTTGCAACACAGGAAGCCTGACTTCTCCAAATTCCCCCGTCTTCCTTGA